Proteins encoded in a region of the Planococcus citri chromosome 1, ihPlaCitr1.1, whole genome shotgun sequence genome:
- the LOC135849807 gene encoding voltage-dependent calcium channel subunit alpha-2/delta-3-like isoform X1: MMVRSIYLLILIFISQIIYTNSNDVDRILSWTNKIGEKLWTLGRILTQNTELKMDYGNVNISELNTKELIKDMVTQVQDMLNLKKFALKRIVSIAENCTRNLSDTITSIEKNAVLFRNARNTTTFSEKDKKDMTQNENFFYRNVSTDFSSVHVPDDVHFNGNETIIGIRWSETLESIFQNNYLIDPTLSWQYFAGASGFMRIFPAVKWSTEDNSADLYDARMREWYIEAATDPKDVMILIDNSGSMMGLKREIARHTINTILETLSPNDFVNIIHFNNDSRPIVRCFNDSLVQANVLTIRELKLGVENMMNATNLANFTKALQRAFTVLEAHRRDKLATMCNQAIMLITDGVPDSYIEIFKKFNWKNSTESPFPVRVFTYLIGRDGADFRETKWMACANKGYYVQLNTIPEVKEQVLNYINVLARPLVLTKLRKFAWTSLYAHEIDSKLTDRYWGEEQNNLQKNYTREYMASWMEFLLPQNQLRRLKQRRRMELDQNKNYGYDKYNFMVTISLPAYDGRTTRNITENVLINEAFWIQRVYEVQDAALLGVAGTDIPITEFKKIMNPHTMGVNNYGFIVNNNGYIITHPDLRPMFRETLKPGYSTVDMLEVELLDSPRSVDSRDFGIQVLLSPHDEEIYSLSNLSLLRDYIINQTDYTNYYPVKFHYDNMRRASTGVRYYSVKKIEETPFTMVLAVMKPPCKGHTTCPGVRILAPKETPSDAAIAEIFSGNWTIHPEWLYCKYNYKNDFYLKWADGFSDKKSELIHFLKKMKIDDLNFSKNRYKNFMEQSKQKKGKLSVHSHYCDEELIYNVIYDANITKNYFPRPKKAVTALTDLNISLANVFISTHSGLTRWQDFNNTNGLSFGTVYNRSIDEVWYKRAVEQHYFDDESFVFSIPFKDDEEQTGLVTASHAIFVKDRKRPKSEAYEAPVAVVGYQFEHAGLETFIRNIVQNGYENTDYDSSERINYVVLDNNGYIVASSKDGVAGQFFGNLQSLMMKQLKECNVYKQIIIYDYQGVCFQDYHDLPNSAISILVNPFKQVNKFITWTIYTLLWGVVKINLELISYVVWLSFQCTADTPVIRDSPYMNLEEVPVMEERLDSELLETFETFNITEESNDGPKYVQVRHLVKINRTRPKTCDRKIVLYSLEPLSKWDNKSSGCAEVISSIKPIPHTNLIFVLLKNDFVEKKIDYEYFTTNPLKVKPKYYNYSSVCQKITGILSRRRPSSCCKHHKNESEIKLCGSGNMLKIGIGYMAILLLSILRTILR; the protein is encoded by the exons ATGATGGTGAGATCCATTTATCTGCTGATTCTTATTTTCATATCTCAAATCATTTACACAAATTCCAACGATGTCGATCGCAT ATTGAGCTGGACTaataaaattggagaaaaattatGGACTTTGGGGCGAATATTGACCCAAAATACCGAACTAAAGATG GATTACGGCAACGTCAATATAAGCGAATTAAATACCAAAGAGTTAATCAAAGATATGGTCACTCAAGTACAAGATATGTTGAACTTGAAGAAATTCGCATTAAAA CGAATTGTAAGTATCGCCGAAAACTGCACCAGGAATTTATCAGATACGATAACTTCGATCGAAAAAAACGCAGTTTTATTTAGAAATGCACGAAATACCACAACTTTTTCGGAGAAGGATAAAAAAGACATGacacaaaatgagaattttttctatcGAAATGTCAGCACAGACTTCAGCAGTGTTCATGTGCCGGATGACGTACACTTCAatg GGAACGAAACGATTATTGGAATAAGATGGTCGGAAACACTGGAAagcatatttcaaaataattatctcATAGATCCAACCTTATCGTGGCAGTATTTCGCCGGAGCGAGTGGATTCATGAGAATATTTCCAG CCGTTAAATGGTCAACTGAAGACAACTCAGCTGACCTATACGATGCCCGAATGAGAGAATGGTACATAGAAGCGGCAACAGATCCGAAAGATGTAATGATACTGATCGATAATTCCGGATCGATGATGGGATTAAAGAGAGAAATCGCCAGACACACGATtaacacaattttggaaactttgagcCCCAATGACTTCGTGAACATTATTCATTTCAACAATGATTCTAGACCGATCGTACGCTGTTTCAATGATTCCCTTGTGCAG GCAAATGTACTCACAATACGTGAACTAAAACTAGGAGTGGAAAATATGATGAATGCGACGAATCTGGCAAACTTTACCAAAGCTTTACAGAGAGCATTCACTGTATTGGAAGcg CATCGTAGGGATAAATTGGCCACGATGTGTAATCAAGCCATCATGTTGATTACCGATGGAGTACCAGACagttatattgaaattttcaagaaattcaattggaaaaattccacCGAGTCGCCTTTTCCTGTCAGAGTTTTCACATATTTGATTGGCAGAGATGGGGCAGACTTTAGAGAAACTAAATGGATGGCTTGCGCGAATAAAG GATATTATGTGCAGCTGAACACGATTCCAGAGGTTAAAGAACAAGTTCTTAATTATATCAATGTTTTAGCCAGACCTTTGGTGTTGACGAAACTGAGAAAGTTTGCCTGGACATCTCTATACGCTCACGAAATT GACTCAAAACTGACAGACAGATATTGGGGAGAAGAACAAAATAACTTGCAGAAAAACTACACTAGAGAGTACATGGCAAGTTGGATGGAATTTTTACTGCCGCAAAATCAACTCAGACGTCTGAAACAGAGACGAAGAATG GAACtggatcaaaataaaaattacggaTACGATAAGTACAACTTCATGGTGACCATTTCCCTTCCAGCTTATGACGGAAGAACCACCAGG AATATAACCGAAAATGTTTTAATTAACGAAGCGTTTTGGATTCAGAGAGTGTACGAG GTACAGGATGCTGCATTATTGGGAGTTGCAGGAACTGATATTCCAATaacagaattcaaaaaaatcatgaatccTCACACA ATGGGTGTCAATAATTATGGATTCATTGTTAATAACAACGGTTACATTATAACACATCCGGATTTAAGGCCAATG TTTAGAGAAACATTGAAACCGGGCTACAGTACGGTCGATATGCTAGAAGTTGAGCTTCTAGATTCCCCTCGATCCGTAGACTCGAGAGACTTTGGAATTCAAGTATTATTATCGCCGCAT GATGAAGAAATATATTCGTTGAGTAATCTATCCCTACTTCGGGATTACATCATCAATCAAACCGATTACACCAATTATTACCCAGTGAAGTTTCACTACGATAACATG AGAAGAGCATCGACAGGTGTAAGATATTACagcgtgaaaaaaatcgaagaaactCCATTCACAATGGTGTTGGCAGTGATGAAACCACCTTGTAAAGGTCACACCACTTGCCCAGGGGTAAGAATCTTGGCACCTAAAGAGACGCCCTCGGACG CTGCCATAGCAGAAATATTCTCTGGTAACTGGACTATTCACCCAGAATG GTTGTATTGTAAATACAATTACAAAAACGATTTCTACCTTAAATGGGCTGATGGATTCTCAGACAAGAAAAGCGAGCTGAttcatttcctcaaaaaaatgaaaatcgatgaTTTGaacttctccaaaaatcgatataAAAACTTCATGGAACAAT ccaaacaaaaaaagggaaaattatCTGTTCATTCTCATTACT GCGATGAAGAGCTTATATACAATGTGATTTACGATGCTAATATAACGAAGAACTATTTTCCGCGTCCTAAAAAAGCGGTGACCGCACTGACTGACTTAAATATTAG CTTAGCAAATGTGTTCATTTCAACCCATAGTGGTTTAACTAGATGGCAAGATTTCAACAATACGAATGGATT ATCTTTTGGAACCGTTTACAATCGTTCGATCGATGAAGTTTGGTATAAGAGGGCCGTGGAGCAGCATTATTTTGACGACGAAAGTTTCGTGTTTTCGATTCCTTTCAAAGATG ACGAAGAACAAACCGGACTCGTGACAGCCAGTCACGCGATTTTCGTCAAAGACCGAAAACGACCAAAGTCTGAAGCCTACGAAGCTCCAGTGGCTGTAGTGGGCTACCAATTTGAGCACGCAGGATTGGAAACATTCATCAGGAACATCGTGCagaat GGGTACGAAAACACAGACTACGATTCGTCTGAAAGAATAAACTACGTTGTACTGGATAACAATGGGTACATCGTAGCATCCAGTAAAGATGGCGTAGCTGGACAATTCTTTGGAAATCTACAATCGCTAATGATGAAACAGCTGAAGGAATGCAACGTATATAAACAAATTATAATTTACGATTACCAAGGAGTCTGCTTTCAGGATTATCACGATTTACCCAATAGTGCAATTTCCATTCTAGTCAAT CCTTTCAAACAAGTGAATAAATTCATAACGTGGACGATTTACACTCTACTATGGGGCGTTGTGAAAATAAATCTAGAACTGATATCATACGTTGTATGGTTATCATTCCAATGTACAGCCGATACTCCTGTGATAAGAGATAGTCCATACATGAACTTGGAAGAGGTTCCTGTAATGGAAGAAA GGTTAGATTCCGAATTGCTTGAAACGTTTGAAACTTTCAACATCACCGAAGAAAGCAATGATGGTCCAAAATACGTTCAAGTCAGGCATCTTGTAAAAATAAACCGAACTAGACCAAAAACCTGTGATAGAAAAATCGTACTGTACTCTTTGGAACCGTTATCCAAATGGGATAACAAGTCATCTGGCTGTGCTGAAGTTATAAG CTCCATAAAACCAATACCTCATACGAATTTGATATTCGTACTGTTGAAAAATGACTtcgtagagaaaaaaatagattacGAATATTTCACCACTAACCCGCTCAAGGTGAAGCCGAAATACTACAATTATTCTTCGGTATGTCAGAAAATCACCGGCATATTGTCTCGTCGTAGACCCTCTTCTTGTTGTAAACATCATAAAAAC GAGAGCGAAATCAAACTATGTGGTTCAGGGAACATGTTAAAAATAGGCATCGGTTACATGGCGATACTTTTACTATCAATTCTTCGAACGATCCTGAGATGA
- the LOC135849807 gene encoding voltage-dependent calcium channel subunit alpha-2/delta-3-like isoform X2 has protein sequence MMVRSIYLLILIFISQIIYTNSNDVDRILSWTNKIGEKLWTLGRILTQNTELKMDYGNVNISELNTKELIKDMVTQVQDMLNLKKFALKRIVSIAENCTRNLSDTITSIEKNAVLFRNARNTTTFSEKDKKDMTQNENFFYRNVSTDFSSVHVPDDVHFNGNETIIGIRWSETLESIFQNNYLIDPTLSWQYFAGASGFMRIFPAVKWSTEDNSADLYDARMREWYIEAATDPKDVMILIDNSGSMMGLKREIARHTINTILETLSPNDFVNIIHFNNDSRPIVRCFNDSLVQANVLTIRELKLGVENMMNATNLANFTKALQRAFTVLEAHRRDKLATMCNQAIMLITDGVPDSYIEIFKKFNWKNSTESPFPVRVFTYLIGRDGADFRETKWMACANKGYYVQLNTIPEVKEQVLNYINVLARPLVLTKLRKFAWTSLYAHEIDSKLTDRYWGEEQNNLQKNYTREYMASWMEFLLPQNQLRRLKQRRRMELDQNKNYGYDKYNFMVTISLPAYDGRTTRNITENVLINEAFWIQRVYEVQDAALLGVAGTDIPITEFKKIMNPHTMGVNNYGFIVNNNGYIITHPDLRPMFRETLKPGYSTVDMLEVELLDSPRSVDSRDFGIQDEEIYSLSNLSLLRDYIINQTDYTNYYPVKFHYDNMRRASTGVRYYSVKKIEETPFTMVLAVMKPPCKGHTTCPGVRILAPKETPSDAAIAEIFSGNWTIHPEWLYCKYNYKNDFYLKWADGFSDKKSELIHFLKKMKIDDLNFSKNRYKNFMEQSKQKKGKLSVHSHYCDEELIYNVIYDANITKNYFPRPKKAVTALTDLNISLANVFISTHSGLTRWQDFNNTNGLSFGTVYNRSIDEVWYKRAVEQHYFDDESFVFSIPFKDDEEQTGLVTASHAIFVKDRKRPKSEAYEAPVAVVGYQFEHAGLETFIRNIVQNGYENTDYDSSERINYVVLDNNGYIVASSKDGVAGQFFGNLQSLMMKQLKECNVYKQIIIYDYQGVCFQDYHDLPNSAISILVNPFKQVNKFITWTIYTLLWGVVKINLELISYVVWLSFQCTADTPVIRDSPYMNLEEVPVMEERLDSELLETFETFNITEESNDGPKYVQVRHLVKINRTRPKTCDRKIVLYSLEPLSKWDNKSSGCAEVISSIKPIPHTNLIFVLLKNDFVEKKIDYEYFTTNPLKVKPKYYNYSSVCQKITGILSRRRPSSCCKHHKNESEIKLCGSGNMLKIGIGYMAILLLSILRTILR, from the exons ATGATGGTGAGATCCATTTATCTGCTGATTCTTATTTTCATATCTCAAATCATTTACACAAATTCCAACGATGTCGATCGCAT ATTGAGCTGGACTaataaaattggagaaaaattatGGACTTTGGGGCGAATATTGACCCAAAATACCGAACTAAAGATG GATTACGGCAACGTCAATATAAGCGAATTAAATACCAAAGAGTTAATCAAAGATATGGTCACTCAAGTACAAGATATGTTGAACTTGAAGAAATTCGCATTAAAA CGAATTGTAAGTATCGCCGAAAACTGCACCAGGAATTTATCAGATACGATAACTTCGATCGAAAAAAACGCAGTTTTATTTAGAAATGCACGAAATACCACAACTTTTTCGGAGAAGGATAAAAAAGACATGacacaaaatgagaattttttctatcGAAATGTCAGCACAGACTTCAGCAGTGTTCATGTGCCGGATGACGTACACTTCAatg GGAACGAAACGATTATTGGAATAAGATGGTCGGAAACACTGGAAagcatatttcaaaataattatctcATAGATCCAACCTTATCGTGGCAGTATTTCGCCGGAGCGAGTGGATTCATGAGAATATTTCCAG CCGTTAAATGGTCAACTGAAGACAACTCAGCTGACCTATACGATGCCCGAATGAGAGAATGGTACATAGAAGCGGCAACAGATCCGAAAGATGTAATGATACTGATCGATAATTCCGGATCGATGATGGGATTAAAGAGAGAAATCGCCAGACACACGATtaacacaattttggaaactttgagcCCCAATGACTTCGTGAACATTATTCATTTCAACAATGATTCTAGACCGATCGTACGCTGTTTCAATGATTCCCTTGTGCAG GCAAATGTACTCACAATACGTGAACTAAAACTAGGAGTGGAAAATATGATGAATGCGACGAATCTGGCAAACTTTACCAAAGCTTTACAGAGAGCATTCACTGTATTGGAAGcg CATCGTAGGGATAAATTGGCCACGATGTGTAATCAAGCCATCATGTTGATTACCGATGGAGTACCAGACagttatattgaaattttcaagaaattcaattggaaaaattccacCGAGTCGCCTTTTCCTGTCAGAGTTTTCACATATTTGATTGGCAGAGATGGGGCAGACTTTAGAGAAACTAAATGGATGGCTTGCGCGAATAAAG GATATTATGTGCAGCTGAACACGATTCCAGAGGTTAAAGAACAAGTTCTTAATTATATCAATGTTTTAGCCAGACCTTTGGTGTTGACGAAACTGAGAAAGTTTGCCTGGACATCTCTATACGCTCACGAAATT GACTCAAAACTGACAGACAGATATTGGGGAGAAGAACAAAATAACTTGCAGAAAAACTACACTAGAGAGTACATGGCAAGTTGGATGGAATTTTTACTGCCGCAAAATCAACTCAGACGTCTGAAACAGAGACGAAGAATG GAACtggatcaaaataaaaattacggaTACGATAAGTACAACTTCATGGTGACCATTTCCCTTCCAGCTTATGACGGAAGAACCACCAGG AATATAACCGAAAATGTTTTAATTAACGAAGCGTTTTGGATTCAGAGAGTGTACGAG GTACAGGATGCTGCATTATTGGGAGTTGCAGGAACTGATATTCCAATaacagaattcaaaaaaatcatgaatccTCACACA ATGGGTGTCAATAATTATGGATTCATTGTTAATAACAACGGTTACATTATAACACATCCGGATTTAAGGCCAATG TTTAGAGAAACATTGAAACCGGGCTACAGTACGGTCGATATGCTAGAAGTTGAGCTTCTAGATTCCCCTCGATCCGTAGACTCGAGAGACTTTGGAATTCAA GATGAAGAAATATATTCGTTGAGTAATCTATCCCTACTTCGGGATTACATCATCAATCAAACCGATTACACCAATTATTACCCAGTGAAGTTTCACTACGATAACATG AGAAGAGCATCGACAGGTGTAAGATATTACagcgtgaaaaaaatcgaagaaactCCATTCACAATGGTGTTGGCAGTGATGAAACCACCTTGTAAAGGTCACACCACTTGCCCAGGGGTAAGAATCTTGGCACCTAAAGAGACGCCCTCGGACG CTGCCATAGCAGAAATATTCTCTGGTAACTGGACTATTCACCCAGAATG GTTGTATTGTAAATACAATTACAAAAACGATTTCTACCTTAAATGGGCTGATGGATTCTCAGACAAGAAAAGCGAGCTGAttcatttcctcaaaaaaatgaaaatcgatgaTTTGaacttctccaaaaatcgatataAAAACTTCATGGAACAAT ccaaacaaaaaaagggaaaattatCTGTTCATTCTCATTACT GCGATGAAGAGCTTATATACAATGTGATTTACGATGCTAATATAACGAAGAACTATTTTCCGCGTCCTAAAAAAGCGGTGACCGCACTGACTGACTTAAATATTAG CTTAGCAAATGTGTTCATTTCAACCCATAGTGGTTTAACTAGATGGCAAGATTTCAACAATACGAATGGATT ATCTTTTGGAACCGTTTACAATCGTTCGATCGATGAAGTTTGGTATAAGAGGGCCGTGGAGCAGCATTATTTTGACGACGAAAGTTTCGTGTTTTCGATTCCTTTCAAAGATG ACGAAGAACAAACCGGACTCGTGACAGCCAGTCACGCGATTTTCGTCAAAGACCGAAAACGACCAAAGTCTGAAGCCTACGAAGCTCCAGTGGCTGTAGTGGGCTACCAATTTGAGCACGCAGGATTGGAAACATTCATCAGGAACATCGTGCagaat GGGTACGAAAACACAGACTACGATTCGTCTGAAAGAATAAACTACGTTGTACTGGATAACAATGGGTACATCGTAGCATCCAGTAAAGATGGCGTAGCTGGACAATTCTTTGGAAATCTACAATCGCTAATGATGAAACAGCTGAAGGAATGCAACGTATATAAACAAATTATAATTTACGATTACCAAGGAGTCTGCTTTCAGGATTATCACGATTTACCCAATAGTGCAATTTCCATTCTAGTCAAT CCTTTCAAACAAGTGAATAAATTCATAACGTGGACGATTTACACTCTACTATGGGGCGTTGTGAAAATAAATCTAGAACTGATATCATACGTTGTATGGTTATCATTCCAATGTACAGCCGATACTCCTGTGATAAGAGATAGTCCATACATGAACTTGGAAGAGGTTCCTGTAATGGAAGAAA GGTTAGATTCCGAATTGCTTGAAACGTTTGAAACTTTCAACATCACCGAAGAAAGCAATGATGGTCCAAAATACGTTCAAGTCAGGCATCTTGTAAAAATAAACCGAACTAGACCAAAAACCTGTGATAGAAAAATCGTACTGTACTCTTTGGAACCGTTATCCAAATGGGATAACAAGTCATCTGGCTGTGCTGAAGTTATAAG CTCCATAAAACCAATACCTCATACGAATTTGATATTCGTACTGTTGAAAAATGACTtcgtagagaaaaaaatagattacGAATATTTCACCACTAACCCGCTCAAGGTGAAGCCGAAATACTACAATTATTCTTCGGTATGTCAGAAAATCACCGGCATATTGTCTCGTCGTAGACCCTCTTCTTGTTGTAAACATCATAAAAAC GAGAGCGAAATCAAACTATGTGGTTCAGGGAACATGTTAAAAATAGGCATCGGTTACATGGCGATACTTTTACTATCAATTCTTCGAACGATCCTGAGATGA